The Pseudomonas asiatica genome has a segment encoding these proteins:
- a CDS encoding HAD family hydrolase, whose product MSLGEVRNWVFDMDGTLTVAVHDFAAIRVALDIPAEHDILTHLAALPADEAAAKHAWLLEHERDLAIASTAATGAVELVRELAQRGCRLGILTRNARELAHVTLEAIGLADCFPVEHILGRDEAAPKPSPDGLLKIANAWGVAPGELVMVGDYRFDLDCGRAAGARTVLVNLPDNPWPELVDWHAADCRALKVMLG is encoded by the coding sequence ATGAGCCTGGGCGAGGTGCGCAACTGGGTGTTCGACATGGACGGCACCCTGACCGTGGCCGTGCACGATTTTGCCGCCATCCGCGTGGCGCTGGATATCCCGGCCGAGCACGACATCCTCACTCACCTGGCAGCCTTGCCGGCGGACGAGGCGGCGGCCAAGCATGCCTGGCTGCTGGAGCACGAGCGTGACCTGGCGATTGCCTCCACGGCGGCCACCGGGGCGGTGGAACTGGTGCGCGAACTGGCCCAGCGTGGTTGCCGGCTGGGCATTCTGACCCGCAATGCCCGCGAGTTGGCGCATGTGACGCTGGAGGCCATCGGCCTGGCGGACTGCTTCCCGGTGGAGCACATTCTGGGGCGTGACGAAGCAGCGCCCAAGCCAAGCCCGGATGGGCTGCTGAAGATTGCCAATGCCTGGGGTGTGGCACCGGGTGAGCTGGTGATGGTGGGGGATTACCGGTTTGACCTGGACTGTGGGCGGGCCGCAGGGGCGCGCACGGTGCTGGTGAACCTGCCGGACAATCCGTGGCCGGAGCTTGTGGATTGGCATGCGGCCGATTGCCGGGCATTGAAGGTGATGTTGGGCTGA
- a CDS encoding GNAT family N-acetyltransferase, which translates to MTPILQLESARLVLRQWHDDDLREFAALCADPQVMRYFPAPLTRVEAAALIGRVRGHFNEYGFGLWALERKDSGAFIGMTGLLHVGFDADFAPAVEIGWRLARRHWGLGFASEAAWTCLRCAFAQLRLEEVVSFTSESNLPSQKVMQAIGMQQDLNGSFEHPSLPVGHPLRPHVLYRIDRAHWERTLRA; encoded by the coding sequence ATGACCCCTATCCTGCAACTGGAAAGCGCGCGGCTGGTGCTGCGCCAATGGCACGACGACGACCTGCGCGAGTTCGCCGCCCTGTGTGCCGATCCGCAGGTGATGCGCTACTTCCCGGCGCCGCTGACGCGCGTGGAGGCAGCCGCGCTGATCGGCCGCGTGCGCGGGCATTTCAATGAATACGGCTTTGGCCTGTGGGCCCTGGAGCGCAAGGACAGCGGTGCCTTCATCGGCATGACCGGGTTGCTGCACGTGGGCTTCGATGCCGATTTTGCGCCGGCGGTGGAAATCGGCTGGCGCCTGGCACGCCGCCACTGGGGCCTGGGTTTCGCCAGCGAGGCGGCGTGGACCTGCCTGCGCTGTGCTTTCGCCCAATTGCGCCTGGAGGAGGTGGTGTCGTTCACTAGCGAGAGCAACCTGCCCTCGCAGAAGGTCATGCAGGCCATCGGTATGCAGCAGGACCTGAATGGCAGTTTCGAACACCCCAGTCTGCCCGTGGGCCATCCGCTGCGCCCGCATGTGCTGTACCGCATCGACCGCGCACACTGGGAGCGTACCCTGCGCGCCTGA
- a CDS encoding histone deacetylase family protein: MPLPLIYHEDYSPEFPAEHRFPMDKFRLLHDHLIDSGLTTDQALLRPDICPNDILALAHDRSYIERYMNGDLSREDQRRLGLPWSEALARRTVRAVGGSLLSAEMALQHGIACHLAGGTHHAHYDHPAGFCIFNDLAVISRYLLEAGRVHRVLIFDCDVHQGDGTARILHDTPDAITVSLHCEQNFPARKAQSDWDIPLPRGMGDMAYLKVVDDALNYLLPLYRPDLVLYDAGVDVHKDDALGYLQLTDAGVAARDEAVLRHCLGRDIPVVGVIGGGYSKDRAALARRHGILHHSAARVIGCSQ; encoded by the coding sequence ATGCCGTTGCCGCTGATCTACCACGAAGACTACAGCCCGGAGTTCCCTGCCGAACACCGCTTCCCCATGGACAAGTTTCGCCTGCTGCACGACCACTTGATCGACAGCGGGCTGACCACCGACCAAGCCCTGCTGCGCCCGGACATCTGCCCCAACGACATCCTCGCCCTGGCCCACGACCGCAGCTACATCGAGCGCTACATGAACGGTGACCTGTCACGCGAGGACCAGCGCCGCCTCGGCCTGCCCTGGAGCGAGGCCCTGGCCCGGCGTACCGTGCGCGCCGTAGGCGGCTCGCTGCTGAGCGCCGAGATGGCGCTGCAGCACGGCATCGCCTGCCACCTTGCCGGCGGCACCCACCACGCCCATTACGACCACCCTGCCGGTTTCTGCATCTTCAACGACCTGGCCGTGATCAGCCGCTACCTGCTGGAGGCTGGCCGGGTACACCGAGTGCTGATCTTCGATTGCGATGTGCATCAGGGTGACGGCACCGCGCGCATCCTGCACGACACACCAGACGCCATCACCGTGTCGCTGCACTGCGAACAGAACTTCCCGGCGCGCAAGGCACAAAGCGATTGGGACATCCCCCTGCCCCGCGGCATGGGCGACATGGCCTACCTGAAGGTGGTGGACGACGCCCTCAACTACCTGCTGCCACTCTATCGACCCGACCTGGTGCTGTACGACGCCGGGGTCGATGTGCACAAAGACGACGCCCTGGGCTATCTGCAACTGACCGATGCAGGCGTTGCCGCCCGTGACGAAGCGGTGCTGCGCCACTGCCTGGGCCGCGACATCCCGGTGGTGGGCGTGATCGGCGGTGGCTACAGCAAGGACCGCGCAGCCCTGGCCAGGCGCCATGGCATCCTTCATCACAGCGCGGCACGCGTCATCGGTTGTTCACAATGA
- a CDS encoding histidine phosphatase family protein, with protein sequence MLSSNTLGHPAIHARRKRRLTRKALGAALGLCMVVAALSTWLATRTHIVDLGNERQLTDSGLLQDWADGAVIVMIRHAERCDSAPGPCVDDPTGITVTGSQAAGRVGQGLHQLGLNNADMLSSPKLRTRQTAHFILGQAVASEDWLESCDSQFASEALAHKRPGHNLVLVTHNGCIDHFARQQKVAGGERESGYASALFVSVDGNGKTRILGRLNEPDWQRVLASTTK encoded by the coding sequence ATGCTATCGAGCAACACCCTGGGGCACCCAGCCATCCACGCCCGGCGCAAGCGACGCCTGACCCGCAAAGCCCTCGGTGCCGCCCTTGGCCTGTGCATGGTCGTGGCGGCGTTGAGCACCTGGCTGGCGACGAGGACGCACATCGTGGACCTTGGCAACGAACGACAATTGACTGACAGCGGCCTGCTGCAGGACTGGGCCGACGGTGCGGTGATCGTGATGATCCGCCACGCCGAGCGCTGCGACAGCGCTCCCGGTCCATGCGTGGACGACCCCACCGGCATCACCGTGACCGGCAGCCAGGCTGCCGGACGTGTTGGCCAAGGGCTGCACCAGCTGGGCCTGAACAACGCCGATATGCTCAGCAGCCCGAAACTGCGCACACGGCAAACCGCGCATTTCATCCTTGGCCAGGCGGTGGCCAGTGAGGACTGGCTGGAAAGCTGTGACAGCCAGTTCGCCAGCGAAGCGCTGGCACACAAACGACCGGGGCATAACCTGGTGCTGGTGACCCACAACGGCTGCATCGACCATTTTGCCCGCCAGCAGAAAGTTGCGGGGGGCGAGCGTGAGAGCGGCTATGCCAGTGCGTTGTTCGTTTCGGTGGATGGCAATGGTAAGACGCGCATCCTCGGCCGCCTGAACGAGCCGGACTGGCAACGGGTGCTGGCCAGTACCACGAAATAA
- a CDS encoding DEAD/DEAH box helicase → MNFAKLGLIEPLLRTLQQLDYTTPTPVQAKAIPAVLAGRDLMAAAQTGTGKTAGFALPVLQRLALEGEKVASNSIRALVLVPTRELAEQVHNNVREYAENLPLSTYAVYGGVSINPQMMRLRRGVDLLVATPGRLLDLFRQNAVKFNQVQTLVLDEADRMLDLGFAEELQSVYAALPRKRQTLLFSATFSDQIRMLAGLALNDPLSIEVSPRNATATSVKQWLVPVDKKRKVDLFCHLLRKQRWKQVLVFAKTRNGVDQLVERLLAEGVNADGIHGDRPQATRQRALDSFKAREIQVLVATDVAARGLDIDDLPLVVNLDLPIVAEDYVHRIGRTGRAGNKGEAISLVCADEVQLLAAIEVLTRQTLPRHEEPDFIPDHRVPMTDASGQVIKKPKKPKKPKENSAKRGLGRWMDSAESGSAEPAVKAVRKVPSFNGGARKRKP, encoded by the coding sequence ATGAATTTCGCCAAACTCGGCCTGATCGAACCGCTGCTGCGCACCCTGCAGCAACTGGACTACACCACCCCGACCCCGGTGCAGGCCAAGGCCATCCCCGCCGTGCTGGCCGGCCGCGACCTGATGGCCGCGGCCCAGACCGGTACCGGCAAGACCGCGGGCTTTGCCCTGCCTGTGCTGCAGCGCCTGGCGCTGGAAGGCGAAAAGGTGGCCAGCAACTCGATCCGCGCGCTGGTGCTGGTACCCACCCGTGAGCTGGCCGAGCAGGTGCACAACAACGTGCGCGAGTATGCCGAGAACCTGCCGCTGAGCACCTACGCGGTGTATGGCGGGGTCAGCATCAACCCGCAGATGATGCGCCTGCGCCGTGGCGTCGACCTGCTGGTGGCCACCCCGGGGCGCTTGCTCGACCTGTTCCGGCAGAACGCCGTGAAGTTCAACCAGGTGCAGACCCTGGTGCTGGACGAAGCCGACCGCATGCTCGACCTGGGCTTTGCCGAAGAGCTGCAGTCGGTGTACGCCGCGCTGCCACGCAAGCGCCAGACGTTGTTGTTCTCCGCCACTTTCTCCGACCAGATCCGCATGCTGGCGGGCCTGGCCCTGAACGACCCGCTGAGCATCGAAGTCAGCCCGCGCAATGCCACGGCCACCAGCGTCAAGCAGTGGCTGGTGCCTGTGGATAAAAAGCGCAAGGTCGACCTGTTCTGCCACCTGCTGCGCAAGCAGCGCTGGAAGCAGGTGCTGGTGTTCGCCAAGACCCGCAATGGCGTCGATCAACTGGTGGAGCGCTTGCTGGCCGAGGGTGTGAATGCCGACGGTATCCACGGTGACCGCCCGCAAGCCACCCGCCAGCGCGCGCTGGACAGCTTCAAGGCCCGCGAAATCCAGGTGCTGGTGGCGACCGATGTGGCGGCCCGCGGCCTGGATATCGACGACTTGCCGCTGGTGGTCAACCTTGACCTGCCGATCGTTGCCGAGGATTACGTGCACCGCATCGGGCGTACCGGGCGGGCGGGCAACAAGGGCGAGGCGATCTCGCTGGTGTGTGCGGATGAAGTGCAGCTGCTGGCGGCAATCGAAGTGCTGACCCGGCAGACCCTGCCGCGTCACGAAGAGCCGGACTTCATCCCTGACCACCGGGTGCCGATGACCGACGCTAGTGGCCAGGTGATCAAGAAGCCGAAGAAGCCCAAGAAGCCGAAGGAAAACAGCGCCAAGCGCGGGTTGGGGCGTTGGATGGACAGTGCTGAATCAGGCAGTGCGGAGCCGGCGGTGAAGGCGGTGCGCAAGGTGCCGAGCTTCAATGGTGGGGCGCGCAAGCGTAAGCCGTAG
- the yedA gene encoding drug/metabolite exporter YedA: MPASRRFPLLLIGAFLALYLVWGSTYLFIRIGVESWPPMLMAGVRFLIAGGLLYGFLRWRGVPAPTWPQWRAAGAIGFLLLSCGNGGVTVAEHAGVASGVAALAVATVPLFTLLFGLLFGHRNSKLEWAGIALGLVGIGLLNLGSNLQASPIGAALIIFAAASWAFGSVWSKTLPLPQGPMASAAEMLVGGAVLLLGSALSGERMTQLPTAAGWGALAYLVFFGSILAFSAYMYLLKHVRPAAATSYAYVNPAVAVLLGIVFAGEQIGAEECVAMAVIIGAVVLIGLPQWRKAPEQVQPLKGEICK, translated from the coding sequence ATGCCTGCCTCCCGTCGCTTCCCGTTGTTGCTCATTGGTGCATTCCTGGCCTTGTACCTGGTCTGGGGCTCCACCTACCTGTTCATTCGCATAGGCGTCGAGAGCTGGCCGCCGATGCTCATGGCCGGGGTGCGCTTCCTGATTGCCGGGGGCCTGCTGTATGGCTTCTTGCGCTGGCGCGGTGTGCCGGCACCGACCTGGCCGCAGTGGCGGGCTGCGGGGGCGATCGGTTTCCTGCTGCTCAGCTGTGGTAACGGTGGCGTGACCGTGGCCGAGCATGCCGGTGTGGCCTCTGGCGTCGCTGCGCTGGCGGTGGCGACGGTGCCGCTGTTCACGTTGCTGTTCGGCCTGCTGTTCGGGCACCGCAATTCGAAGCTGGAGTGGGCGGGGATCGCCCTCGGGTTGGTGGGTATCGGCCTGCTGAACCTGGGCTCCAACCTTCAGGCAAGCCCGATTGGCGCGGCGCTGATCATCTTTGCGGCGGCGTCGTGGGCGTTCGGCTCGGTGTGGAGCAAGACCTTGCCGCTGCCCCAGGGGCCCATGGCCAGCGCCGCGGAAATGCTCGTTGGTGGCGCAGTGCTGCTGCTCGGCAGCGCGCTGTCTGGCGAGCGCATGACGCAGCTGCCGACCGCTGCCGGCTGGGGGGCACTGGCCTACCTGGTGTTCTTCGGTTCGATCCTGGCGTTCAGTGCCTACATGTACCTGCTCAAGCACGTGCGCCCGGCAGCTGCCACCAGCTATGCCTACGTCAACCCGGCGGTGGCCGTGCTGCTGGGCATCGTCTTTGCCGGTGAGCAGATCGGTGCCGAAGAATGTGTGGCCATGGCGGTGATCATCGGCGCGGTGGTGCTGATCGGCCTGCCGCAGTGGCGCAAGGCACCTGAGCAGGTGCAGCCGTTGAAAGGCGAAATCTGCAAGTAG
- a CDS encoding FadR/GntR family transcriptional regulator, with protein sequence MATEQAHKRGHSRAHDLVSSLTQQILLGTFKPGDKLPSENSLVREHGVSRTVVREALSKLQASGLVEPRHGIGTFVMERQAQAGLRIAAESAANVRDLLELRIGLEGQAAALAALRRDEGHLRRMRQALDDYQDLAAAGDSCIEADRRFHLLIAEASGNLYFTEMLLQLGNGLIPRNRMALAERSGAKLARQAYLANLEHEAILNAIRRQDPDAARAAVCLHLSNSRDRLLPEQV encoded by the coding sequence ATGGCCACCGAACAAGCCCACAAACGCGGCCACAGCCGTGCCCATGACCTGGTCTCCAGCCTGACCCAACAGATCTTGCTGGGTACCTTCAAGCCAGGCGACAAGTTGCCCTCGGAAAACAGCCTGGTACGCGAGCATGGGGTCAGCCGCACCGTGGTCCGCGAGGCCCTGTCGAAATTGCAGGCTTCGGGGCTGGTGGAGCCACGCCACGGTATCGGTACGTTCGTGATGGAGCGCCAGGCCCAGGCCGGCCTGCGCATCGCTGCGGAAAGCGCGGCGAATGTGCGCGACCTGCTGGAGCTGCGCATCGGCCTGGAAGGCCAGGCCGCCGCCCTGGCCGCGCTACGCCGTGACGAGGGGCACCTGAGGCGCATGCGCCAGGCGCTGGATGACTACCAGGACCTGGCCGCCGCCGGCGACAGCTGCATCGAGGCCGACCGGCGCTTTCACCTGTTGATCGCCGAGGCCTCTGGCAACCTGTACTTCACTGAAATGCTGTTGCAGCTGGGCAACGGCCTGATCCCGCGCAACCGCATGGCCCTGGCCGAACGCAGCGGGGCGAAGCTGGCGCGGCAGGCGTACCTGGCCAACCTCGAGCATGAGGCGATCCTCAATGCCATCCGCCGGCAGGACCCGGACGCGGCGCGGGCAGCGGTGTGCCTGCACCTGTCCAATAGCCGCGACCGACTACTGCCCGAACAGGTCTGA
- a CDS encoding zinc-dependent alcohol dehydrogenase family protein, translating into MTSKAIYVKPGGGYDKVEVGTSEALAPQAGEITVRLHASSLNYHDFAVVSGMWGPSERRIPMADGAGEVVAVGSGVTEFQVGDNVVSTFFPDWLDGQANVEGFARVPGDGIDGYAREQVTARATAFTLAPKGFSHAEAATLTTAGLTAWRALMSDDHLKPGDTVLVQGTGGVSIFALQFAKLAGATVIATSSSDAKLERLKALGADHLINYKSTSAWGEKVRELTGNRGVDHVIEVGGPATLEQSMIAARIGGHVSLIGILTGVAGQLPLVQALVRQIRLQGVLVGSRAQQQAMVRAIDANGLRPVVDKHFELEQIVEAFRYQESNRHFGKICLTW; encoded by the coding sequence ATGACTAGCAAGGCCATCTACGTAAAACCCGGCGGCGGCTACGACAAGGTCGAGGTCGGTACCAGCGAGGCTCTCGCACCCCAGGCCGGCGAAATCACCGTGCGCCTGCACGCCAGCTCTCTCAACTACCACGATTTCGCCGTTGTCAGCGGCATGTGGGGCCCGAGCGAGCGGCGCATCCCCATGGCCGATGGCGCTGGCGAAGTGGTCGCGGTGGGTAGCGGCGTCACCGAGTTCCAGGTCGGCGACAATGTGGTCAGTACCTTCTTCCCCGACTGGCTCGACGGCCAGGCCAATGTGGAAGGCTTCGCCAGGGTGCCCGGCGACGGTATCGATGGTTACGCCCGTGAACAGGTCACCGCTCGCGCCACCGCCTTCACCCTGGCGCCCAAGGGCTTCAGCCATGCAGAAGCTGCCACGCTGACCACGGCCGGTCTCACGGCCTGGCGTGCATTGATGAGCGACGACCACCTCAAGCCCGGCGATACGGTGCTGGTGCAGGGCACCGGCGGTGTGTCGATCTTCGCCCTGCAGTTTGCCAAGCTGGCCGGCGCAACGGTGATCGCCACCTCGTCCAGCGACGCCAAGCTGGAGCGCCTGAAAGCCCTGGGTGCCGACCATCTGATCAACTACAAGAGCACCTCGGCGTGGGGTGAGAAAGTGCGCGAGCTGACCGGCAACCGCGGTGTCGACCATGTGATCGAAGTGGGTGGCCCGGCGACGCTGGAGCAATCGATGATTGCCGCGCGCATTGGTGGGCATGTGTCGTTGATCGGCATCCTCACCGGCGTGGCCGGGCAATTGCCGCTGGTGCAGGCGCTGGTGCGGCAGATTCGCCTGCAAGGCGTGCTGGTGGGCAGCCGCGCCCAGCAGCAGGCGATGGTGCGGGCGATCGATGCCAACGGCCTGCGGCCGGTGGTGGACAAGCATTTCGAGCTGGAACAGATCGTCGAGGCGTTCCGTTATCAGGAGAGCAATCGGCATTTCGGCAAGATCTGCCTGACCTGGTAA
- a CDS encoding 3'-5' exonuclease → MERIAVIDFETTGISPGAGCRATEVAVVMLEGGRIVERYQSLMNAGVPVPAFIAGLTGITNTMLRSAPPVDKVMNEVAEFVGGTPLLAHNAAFDQKFWDYELGRIGRSRSQAFACSLLLSRRLLPAAPNHKLGTLTRWAGLPDTGTAHRAMADAEMAANLLQHLAGVLRQGHGVQQLSHDLLCRLQKTPAAKVRETLARFC, encoded by the coding sequence ATGGAACGTATCGCTGTCATCGACTTTGAAACCACCGGCATCAGCCCTGGTGCCGGTTGCCGCGCCACCGAGGTGGCGGTGGTGATGTTGGAGGGCGGGCGCATCGTCGAGCGCTACCAGAGCCTGATGAACGCGGGTGTGCCGGTGCCGGCCTTCATCGCCGGGCTGACCGGCATCACCAACACCATGCTGCGCAGTGCGCCGCCGGTGGACAAGGTGATGAACGAAGTGGCCGAATTCGTCGGTGGCACCCCGCTGCTGGCACACAATGCCGCTTTCGACCAGAAGTTCTGGGACTACGAACTGGGCCGCATCGGCCGTAGCCGCAGCCAGGCCTTCGCCTGCTCCTTGCTTCTGTCACGGCGCCTGCTGCCAGCGGCACCGAACCACAAGCTGGGTACCCTGACCCGCTGGGCCGGGCTGCCGGATACCGGTACCGCGCACCGGGCCATGGCCGATGCCGAAATGGCCGCCAACCTGCTGCAACACCTGGCTGGCGTGCTGCGCCAGGGCCATGGTGTACAGCAACTCTCGCACGACCTGCTCTGCCGCCTGCAGAAAACCCCGGCCGCCAAGGTTCGTGAAACCCTGGCCAGGTTCTGTTAG
- a CDS encoding Lrp/AsnC family transcriptional regulator produces MDKYDRMLLAALLDNGRATFAQLARQVNLSAPAVAERVAKLEASGVITGYQAKVDMSKIGLPIQCVIELRLASHGNQQAYEALTQIPQLTECHRVTGDPCVIMQAAVGSMPELEELINRVAQFGFSKTSIILSSAVERRVPLAQLEKKP; encoded by the coding sequence ATGGACAAGTACGACCGCATGCTGCTCGCCGCCCTGCTCGACAATGGCCGCGCCACCTTCGCGCAACTGGCGCGCCAGGTGAACCTGTCGGCGCCGGCGGTGGCCGAGCGGGTGGCCAAGCTCGAGGCCAGCGGGGTTATCACCGGCTACCAGGCCAAGGTCGACATGAGCAAGATCGGCCTGCCGATCCAGTGCGTGATCGAACTGCGCCTGGCCAGCCACGGCAACCAGCAGGCCTACGAAGCGTTGACCCAGATCCCCCAGTTGACCGAATGCCACCGGGTAACCGGCGACCCCTGCGTCATCATGCAGGCAGCGGTGGGTTCGATGCCGGAGCTGGAAGAACTGATCAACCGGGTCGCGCAGTTCGGCTTCAGCAAGACCTCGATCATTCTCTCCAGCGCTGTGGAGCGGCGGGTGCCGCTGGCGCAACTGGAGAAGAAGCCCTAA
- a CDS encoding NYN domain-containing protein — protein sequence MKKIALFADVQNLYYTVRQAHGCHFNYTALWADVSRDGQIVEAVAYAIDRGDSKQQQFQQILRNLGFDVRLKPFIQRSDGSAKGDWDVGITLDVIDAASRVDQVVLASGDGDFDLLLERVIQRHGTEAVVYGVPGLTALSLIRAATRYVPIEGALLLKH from the coding sequence GTGAAAAAGATCGCGCTGTTCGCCGATGTGCAGAACCTCTACTACACCGTGCGCCAGGCCCACGGCTGCCATTTCAACTACACCGCCCTGTGGGCCGATGTCAGCCGCGACGGCCAGATCGTCGAGGCCGTGGCCTATGCCATCGACCGTGGCGACAGCAAACAGCAACAGTTCCAGCAGATCCTGCGCAATCTCGGTTTCGATGTGCGCCTCAAACCCTTCATCCAGCGCAGCGATGGCTCGGCCAAAGGTGACTGGGATGTGGGTATTACCCTGGATGTGATCGACGCCGCCAGCCGCGTCGACCAAGTGGTACTGGCCTCCGGCGATGGCGATTTCGACCTGCTGCTGGAGCGGGTGATACAGCGCCATGGCACCGAGGCAGTGGTGTATGGTGTGCCCGGGCTTACCGCACTGTCGCTGATCCGTGCCGCCACCCGTTATGTGCCCATCGAGGGTGCGCTGTTGCTCAAACACTGA
- a CDS encoding TIGR03862 family flavoprotein — translation MPDLSPASPPLAVVIGGGPAGLMAAEALAQAGLAVEVFDAMPSVGRKFLLAGVGGMNITHSEPYPAFVSRYAERQGEIAALLHDFDADALRQWIHGLGIETFVGTSGRVFPTDMKAAPLLRAWLKRLRDSGVVIHTRHRWLGWNAEGALRIAYPQGERAVKAAVVVLALGGGSWARLGSDGSWQPLLAARAVDISPLQPSNCGFEVAGWSALLKDKFAGAPLKNIALSVPGSAPRKGEFILTAQGVEGSLVYAWSAPVREAINREGHGVLLLDLLPDKPVDKIAQALAKPRGSRSMAKHLHSQLGIDGVKAALLRELTDQATFAAPDALARAIKALPITLVRTRPLDEAISSAGGVRFEGLDEGLMVKGMPGVFCAGEMLDWEAPTGGYLLTACFASGLRAGRAAADWLKSKG, via the coding sequence ATGCCTGATCTGAGCCCCGCCTCCCCTCCCCTCGCTGTCGTCATCGGCGGCGGCCCAGCCGGCCTGATGGCCGCCGAAGCACTGGCCCAGGCGGGCCTGGCGGTCGAGGTGTTCGATGCCATGCCTTCGGTGGGCCGCAAGTTCCTGCTGGCGGGGGTCGGTGGCATGAACATCACCCATTCCGAGCCCTACCCGGCGTTCGTCAGCCGGTATGCCGAGCGCCAGGGCGAAATCGCCGCGCTGCTGCACGACTTCGATGCCGACGCCTTGCGCCAGTGGATTCACGGCCTGGGTATCGAAACCTTCGTCGGCACCTCGGGCCGGGTGTTCCCCACCGACATGAAAGCCGCGCCACTGCTGCGCGCCTGGCTCAAGCGCCTGCGCGACAGCGGAGTAGTTATCCACACCCGTCACCGCTGGTTGGGCTGGAATGCCGAAGGTGCATTGCGGATTGCTTATCCACAGGGCGAGCGGGCGGTGAAGGCCGCCGTGGTGGTGCTGGCGCTGGGTGGCGGCAGCTGGGCGCGACTGGGCTCGGACGGTAGCTGGCAGCCGCTGCTGGCCGCACGGGCTGTGGATATCTCACCCTTGCAGCCCAGCAACTGCGGTTTTGAAGTGGCAGGCTGGAGCGCGCTGCTCAAGGACAAGTTCGCCGGTGCGCCGTTGAAGAACATTGCCCTCAGCGTTCCCGGCAGCGCGCCGCGCAAGGGCGAGTTCATCCTCACCGCGCAGGGTGTGGAAGGCAGCCTGGTGTATGCATGGTCAGCGCCGGTGCGCGAGGCCATCAACCGTGAGGGCCACGGGGTGTTGCTGCTCGACCTGTTACCGGACAAGCCTGTGGACAAGATTGCCCAGGCGCTGGCCAAGCCACGGGGTTCGCGCTCGATGGCCAAGCACCTGCACAGCCAGCTGGGTATCGATGGGGTCAAGGCTGCCCTGTTGCGCGAGCTGACCGATCAGGCGACCTTTGCCGCCCCTGATGCCTTGGCGAGGGCGATCAAGGCATTGCCGATCACGCTGGTGCGCACGCGGCCGCTGGATGAGGCGATCAGCAGCGCGGGCGGGGTGCGTTTCGAGGGGCTGGATGAGGGCTTGATGGTCAAGGGCATGCCGGGGGTGTTCTGTGCCGGCGAGATGCTGGACTGGGAGGCGCCGACTGGGGGGTATCTGCTGACAGCGTGCTTTGCCAGCGGCTTGCGCGCCGGGCGGGCGGCGGCGGATTGGCTCAAATCCAAAGGTTGA
- the tesB gene encoding acyl-CoA thioesterase II: protein MSHVLDDLVDLLSLESIEENLFRGRSQDLGFRQLYGGQVLGQSLSAASQTVEDARHVHSLHGYFLRPGDASLPVVYSVDRVRDGGSFSTRRVTAIQKGQPIFTCSASFQYDEEGFEHQAQMPEVVGPENLPTEVELARAMADQLPERIRDKVLCAKPIEIRPVTERDPFNPQPGDPVKYAWFRADGNLPDVPALHKYMLAYASDFGLLTTALLPHGKSVWQRDMQIASLDHSLWFHGNLRADEWLLYATDSPWAGNARGFCRGSIFNQAGQLVASSCQEGLIRHRKDWA from the coding sequence ATGAGTCATGTGTTGGACGACCTGGTCGACCTGTTGAGCCTCGAGTCCATCGAGGAGAACCTGTTCCGTGGCCGCAGCCAGGACCTGGGCTTCCGCCAGCTGTACGGTGGGCAGGTACTGGGCCAATCGTTGTCGGCGGCCAGCCAGACGGTCGAGGATGCACGCCATGTGCATTCGTTGCACGGCTACTTCCTGCGCCCTGGCGATGCCAGCCTGCCGGTGGTGTATTCGGTGGACCGCGTGCGCGATGGCGGCAGCTTCAGCACCCGGCGGGTGACGGCGATTCAGAAGGGCCAGCCGATCTTCACCTGCAGCGCCTCGTTCCAGTACGACGAGGAAGGTTTCGAGCACCAGGCGCAGATGCCCGAGGTGGTCGGCCCGGAGAACCTGCCCACTGAAGTCGAGCTGGCCCGGGCCATGGCCGACCAGTTGCCCGAACGCATTCGCGACAAGGTGCTGTGCGCCAAGCCGATCGAGATCCGCCCGGTCACCGAGCGCGACCCGTTCAACCCCCAGCCTGGCGACCCGGTGAAGTACGCCTGGTTCCGCGCCGATGGCAACCTGCCCGATGTCCCCGCCCTGCACAAATACATGCTGGCCTACGCCTCGGACTTCGGCCTGCTGACCACTGCGTTGCTGCCCCATGGCAAATCGGTGTGGCAGCGTGACATGCAGATCGCCAGCCTCGACCATTCGCTGTGGTTCCATGGCAACCTGCGTGCCGACGAGTGGCTGCTGTACGCCACCGACAGCCCTTGGGCGGGCAATGCCCGTGGCTTCTGCCGCGGCAGCATCTTCAACCAGGCCGGGCAACTGGTGGCGTCGTCGTGCCAGGAAGGCCTGATTCGCCATCGCAAGGACTGGGCATGA